A genomic region of Macaca thibetana thibetana isolate TM-01 chromosome 14, ASM2454274v1, whole genome shotgun sequence contains the following coding sequences:
- the LOC126934710 gene encoding protein S100-A11-like, with amino-acid sequence MAKVSSPTETEQCIESLIAVFQKYAGKDGYNYTLSKTEFLSFMNTELAAFTKNPDPGVLDRMMKRLDTNSDGQLDFSEFLNLIGGLAMACHDSFLKAVPSQKRI; translated from the coding sequence atggcaaaagtctCCAGCCCTACAGAAACTGAGCAGTGCATCGAGTCCCTGATTGCTGTTTTCCAGAAGTATGCCGGAAAGGATGGTTATAACTACACTCTCTCCAAGACGGAGTTCCTAAGCTTCATGAATACAGAACTGGCTGCCTTCACAAAGAACCCGGACCCCGGTGTCCTTGACCGCATGATGAAGAGACTGGATACCAACAGTGATGGACAGCTAGATTTCTCAGAATTTCTGAATCTGATTGGTGGCCTAGCTATGGCTTGCCATGACTCCTTCCTCAAGGCTGTCCCTTCCCAGAAGCGGATCTGA